The nucleotide window TATGTATATATCTTTTAGCCAAGATAAATACGTCGGTAATATTCAACATAAATTAAGTTCTATTTAAAAAGCTTTTGGTAAAAAGGTAATATAAAAAATAAAAGAAAAAGATATTATTCAATATCTCTCAGTCCTTGTTCTTCAACAGCAAAATTGCATTCACCATCTGCTAGATTAGGGGCATCAACAAGCTTTGCTACTCTTGTTCCTTTTTTACCTTTTCTCAGATAAATTCTAAATGTAGATGCGTGTGCAACTATATGGCCACCAATAGGTGCTGTAGGGTCACCAAAAAACTGATCAGGTTTAGACATAACTTGGTTTGTTACATAAACGCATAAGTTATTCATATCAGCTAATTTGCTAAGAACATGCATGTGTTTGTTTAATTTTTGTTGTCTCTCTGATAATGTCCCTCTTCCTATAAACTCTGCTCTAAAATGTGCAATTAATGAGTCTATAATAACGACCTTGACATTTAAGCCGTTTTTTTTAATCAAGTCTTCTACTTTTTCTGCCAACAACATTTGATGATCTGAATTATATGCTCTAGCAACTTTGATGTTTTTTAAAACTTGTTCAGGATTAAGCCCTGCTCCTTTTGCTAATTGTATTATTCTTTCTGGTCTAAATGTATTTTCAGTATCAATATAAACTGCTACTGCGCTTGGATCTTCTTTTTGACAATTTACAGCTAATAAGTGTCCTACTTGTGTTTTTCCAGATCCAAATTCGCCAAAACATTCTGTTATAGCTCCAGTTTCAAATCCTCCACCCACCAAAGTATCAAAGACTTTGCTTCCGGTGCTTATCCTTGTAACTGTATTTCTTTTTTCTAAGATATCTGCACCAGATTCAAAGCCCATATCAAGATTTGATCTAGCAGATATAATCATTTTTTTAGCAGAAGCTTCTGAAACACCAGTTGCTTCGACTAATTGCCCTGGTGTTGCTACTGCAATGCTCATTAAATCGTTGTAACCTACTGTTGATAATTTTTCAGCTGTAGCTGCACCTACTCCTGGTAAATCAGTTACAGTCATTTCTTTTGTTTTTTCCATTTTTGTTTCTTTTTTAGTTTTTTTGAGTTCTTTAGTTTCTTCTTGTGATAATTCATTATCTATAATTACTTCTTCTTTTGTGTCTGTCTGTGCATCTATATTAGCATTTGGTTTTGATAATTTAAGTTTTTGCATTTTTATCACCTTTTTACATTACTATTTCTTCAACATCAATTTCCCCAGTAGGGGAAGCATCTTGCTCTTTTATAACAAGATACTCATAAGCTTTGTTTAAGACTAAAGAAGCTTTAGGTAAGTCATTTAATCTTAAAGAATTAGTAGACTTCCAAGTGCCGTCTTTATCAGTATATCTCCTTTGTAGAGTTATGGTTCTAAACTCCACTTGGCTTCCATCCTTTTTGGATGTTCCACTATTTTTCCACACAGTTGCGCTTATAGCACCTGTGCTAAACTTTTTTTCTGGCTTATTGCCAGCCTTTTCTGTATTTTCCATACAAACCACCTCTTGCTTTCGCGTTTTATTTCAAACTTCCCTTAATTATGAGCTAGTCAATGACTGCTCCAGGAAGCGAGGTCTGATGTTATTCAAAACATCTTAACTATAGTAAAGTATAGCTTATTTATATATGTTAGGTGTACATGGCAAATGGCAAGTGGTTTCTTATAAAGTTACTAAGAAATACACATCAGCAATTATCAACACAATAAATAGTATTGTTTCTGTTAAAGAACCAGTTTTAATGAATCCTTTTAATCTCTTTTTTAGAGGCCAAACCAACCGAACTCCTCTGACTGTAAAACAATCCAACAACAAATGGCTTAAATAACCAAAAGAAACAGATATTGCAACGTCTATATTTATCATAAATAACAAAAGATAAAGGATTATTGGTAAAAATATTGAATGCATTATTCCCCTATGACTAAAGAAAAACTTGATTAACAATGCTAAAGGTTTTACTTTTTGTGAAACTTTACTTTTTAATTCATCAATATCTGGTGCAAGACCAAAAATCATAAACAATACAATAAATAATATTTGATTTTGGATATCTAAATATTTGATAAGTAAAACTCCCATTAAGAAAGAAAATGCTAGATGTGTATAATATCTCATTCTACTTTTGCTAATCTTTCGATTTCTTCTTTTGGATCTGGATTTAAATCAACATCATTTGCTACAAATTCTAATCTATCGAACATTGTGTTTTTAGTTACCCTTCCGGTAATCTTTATTTGTTTTCCTAATAAATCGTTCTTCACAACTTCAAATTCCTGTGGGTTTGTTTTATAGTTTAGTAGTTGTTCTTTTGATTGACTAACTAATTTTTCAACCTGGTCTCTAAAAAACACAGCCCTTATTGTTTCTGTTCCATCATCCAAAACAATATTCATTACATAAGAATAATCAGGATTCACATTTTTGTGTTCCTGACAAACAAAATTTCCTTCAAATGGTTTTGCTCTTTTTCCACAATCAGGACAAACCTCAAAAAATTTTGGTTCAAAACTTTGAACAACTGTTCCAAATAAAGTAACATTGCTGCTCTTTTCATCTAAATCAACTATATTTTTTCTTGATGGGTCTGGTCTAGCAGTCTCTACTATAGTTCCAATTGTTTCTCCTTCTGGATTTACAGTAAGTGTACTTTTATCATTCATGTGAATTTCTTTTAAGTTATTGTTTTCTCTCGCATATCCTGATTTTACCCTTATAACGTCTCCATCTTCAAATTGGGACATTTCATCAGCTTTAGAACCCCAACAAACTACCCTTATTGTTCCTGTTTCATCTCCAATGATAAAACTTCCAACCTTTCCTTCTCTTCCATTGGTATTAAACTCTCTTACATCAAATTTTCTTGTAACCTTTCCAACCGTTTCAATATCCCTCATACCAGAAAGGATGTTTTTGATTTGTAATTTTCCAGAAGTCTGTTCAAATAACTTAATTCCTAATTCATTTGCAACAATATAGGCTGCACCCTCTTTGCTCACTAAGCCAGATAATTGATCTAACTTAGTATCAATTTTACTTTTAATCTCTTCCTCAGAAAGGTTTGATTTTTCTTTTATTTTTGCAATTGCATCATCTAAAGGCATTGATATCATTAATAACCACCAATAAAAGAAATTGGGTTTTCATTTATATATATTTAGGTTTTGAAAAATAATAATAAATTAAGTTAATGGTATTTCTCCCTTCTCAAAAACAGAACCAGTGTATAATCTGGCCTCTTCAGTATCCATAGTTGATTTTCCTTCTTCAGTTATATAACTCCACCCATCATGATACGCTCTTATTACTATTAAAACATTATCTGGTTTACCTGAATTTCTTAAATACTCTCTTGTTTTCTTAAAATAGAGGGCTCCTGCATAAATTTGCATATTTATATGTTCTCTTTCTTTGCTAGTAGATATTTCATTGTAAAAATAACTAGTATTATACTCATTAAAAGAAATTTTATATTCTTTTAAAGAAGGATATTTTTTTATTAAATCAGGATAGATATCTTTAACAGCTTCATGAAACATTTGCATTGCTCCATGTGCTCTTCCATCATATGCCTTATTCAAATATATTCCAAAATCAGATTCGGTTCCAAGAAGACCTAGTATAACTTTATAATTAACATCTAGTTCTTTTGCTATATCATAAACATCTTTTAAATATATGTTTCCCTTTATTTCATTATCATTTGGTATTGGTGTTTCTCTTGAAAATCCAAATTTAATTTTTTCAAATGCCTCTTCAGGAATATAATAAGTTGTAATGCTTATATCTTTCCAATCTTTTTCAATAGTATTGGGTAAATCTTCTTCATTTTTCAAGAAATAAGCAAAGTTAATATGTACTTTTCTTTTTAATAATCCTTGAAGAGTATAAATCCACACTTCTTTATTACTTGTAACATCAAATAAAGCAAAATCATTTTCAAATTCTATAGACCATTTCCTAGATAACCCTTTAAAATATATTTGTGCTTCAATACATTCTCTAATGTTTTCTACATCTTTACACCAATTAAATATAGATTTTGCTTCATTAACAGATTCTTGGAAATCATCAAAATTCGCATCTATTGCAAAAGAAGGGACGAACAAATAACTTCCAATTTTATCATTATTTTGGTTTATTATATCTAAAGATATATCTTTTATTGGCTCTCCAATAATCTTGTCCTCTTTTATTGTTAAAAAATAATTATCATCTGAGAAAATATTCTCTTCTGGATAATTTGTAAGATAGTTATTTAACTCTTTTTCAAACAATAATTTAAAGTTTAAGACAAGTTCTGGGTAACACTTTTTATCTTTTGTCTCCCAAATTGAATGTATTTTATATCTTCCGCAACCGGTTTCTTGAAAAAATCCTCCTCGCTGACCAAATAAATAAAGAGACTGATCAACAGAATTTTTAGCTGATTGATCTATGTAAAACAAAATGTTTTCTGATTCCTGGGCAGTTTCTAAAAGTTTTAACTGAGTTAAACCAATATTTTTATTTTCTCCTTTGATTTCATTTAATTGTGAAAACAAGAATAGTAAAGCTAGAGGAACAACAACTAATGCTAACAAAACAGCAAAATCTAATCCTTTTTTATTTGTTTTAAGCTTGTTTAAAATATTAAAAATTCTATATTTCTCTGAATTTTTATTTTTTATAAATTGATAGTTCAACTTCTATTGCCTCCTTGGTATACGATGGAATTAGAGTGGATGCTTCATACTTCTTCTTTCCTTTCAATATTCCTTGAATAAAATTGTAATTTCCGGCTTTTTTGGTATTTTCAATAGAAAGATGCCAAATATAATTCTCTCCATAATAAGCCACTATAAAAATAGTTATATGTTTTTCCAAAGTGTAATATTCATCAGAAAGATAAGATTGTATAATCATATCTGATATTGCTCCGTCTGCTGTTTCTGTTCTTAATAAATTTAATAATAAAATATTATTATCTATGTTTTTTGGAATCTCTTTTACAGCAAAATTAATAGGTTTAAATACTTCACCATAAGCACTATAAAAAACAGTTATCTCTAATGTGATAATAGCTATAGACAATAACAATGTTAAAGCCTTTCCTATCCCTTTTTTATCCATTTTTAATCAGGATACCTCTTTTTATGATATGCTAAATCAATTGTAAGTTTTGCTTGTTTAAATTCTTCTTCTGATTTTACTAAAACATAATATTCATTTACAACTCTATAAAATATTTTAGAAATATCATATCCTTCTTCATTATAATAAATGATTGCGTCTTGTTTTGTTTCATCAAAATAATCTAATTGTATTTTAATTCCAAATTCTTTTCCTATATAATTTTCTCTGTCAAGAGCTGTTTGTAATGTTTGTTCATTAAATTTCAAAGGATCCATAATTCCAGTAAATAATCTTCCATGAATATCATCTCCATAAGATAAGGCATTAATAACTCTCTTTGAATAAGTATAATATTCAAGATTATGTGTAGAAGTTGTTTGGGATAATAGGGTATTTGCAGATGTGGCTATAATAATCACTACAACAGCTGTCAAAGGTAAATAAAAAAACCAGTAAATCAAATCTTCTGATTTCCCTCTCTTATTTTTCAAAAGTTTATTCATTTTCAAAATATTCTATTAAACCTTTATTTATTATATTTACAACGTTTTTTGGATAGTTTCTTGGTAAAATTATGGATAATGATGCTTCTTTTCCTTTAAACTGGAAATAAGATTTATCTATAGGAATTGTATTCACAGATTTGATATTGGTTGCAAAAAGATTTGAAATAGAGCAAGACAATGTCTTACTGGATTTACTGAGAGTATGATAAAATATTTTAAGTTCATCATCATTTTGTGAGGTTTTTAATTCAATTACAATATCAATATTATTTCTTATTTCATCAAAAGTATCAGCAGAAATATAAAAGGAATCATGATTTGGATGCTGTGCTTCTAATGAATCTGTTATTTCCCTTAAAGATTCATCTGAAACCAAAAGGAAAGATGTAGATTCTAGACTTTTTGTTGGTTTCAAACTTGGACAAACAACAATATTTTCATTAAATTCTATATTATCTTTATAATCAACTTCGAATTTATTTCCTTGTTTCAAAAAAGCGATTGAAACAGGAAATTCTCCTAATGTTTTTAATAATAAAGGAGAATTTTTATCATCTATAAAATAACTAGATAAAGGTAATTTGTCTTTTTCATAAACATTTACTACATTATCATTAAATTGGAAGCTGAAATTTTTTGTGTCTTGTGCATATTTTAAAAAAACAGTTCCGGGCATGCTTTGTATAGTGTCAATAATCAAAGAAAGATCTGTTGATAAAAATTGTTTATCAAAATCTGTTTTGTCTTTCATTGTTGATATCATAGAAAAAAGCAGAAGACCCACAACCCCCAAAGCCAATACTGTATGAAAAACAGGATCCATCATAATACTCACCAAATCCCCTTTTTTAGAACGATATAATTTCATTTTTATTTGTTATATTTAGGAGAGATAACTGCAATATTGTTATTTTTTTCTAAATTAACTACACTTACTTTTTCTTGATTCTCTATTTTTGGGTTTGTTGTTTGAAAACAAATGTTTCCCTCAACACATTTGCCTTCTTTTATTTTTCCACCATTTTTAAATTTTTCACACTTGTCTGGATTGGTTCCATAATTATATTCATTTTTTTCTCCATCTATTTTAAATAGGCATAAACAAGTTAAATCGCTGCAACTAATGTTGGATTGAAGAGATTCTTTTTCAAAAGCAACCAGATAATAAAACTGCCCTTTGATAGGCACACCTATAGATTCTTTATCGCTTAAATCATTAATTTCAGCAATAATTCTTTCAAAATCAAAATCTCTCTGGTCTTTTGCTTCAGTAGTATAAGATCTGTAAAACATAGTAAGAATAACTATCATCGAAACGGCTAAAATTAAATGAGGTACAAGTTTAACAACCTCTTCTAATGTAATCTCTCCTCTTTTATCATTAAACATAAAAAGAAACGGAGTTTTGAGGTATATATAGTTTTCTGTTTATTCTTTTTGTTCTTTACAACAAATTTTATCTTTATTAACACATTTTAAACTTGATTCTGTTGTCCAACTATCCCCCAACACACTACAATCAGAACCAGAAATACATCTTGTATCGCTAAACAATGCGCCACATGTATCTCCTTTAACAGCTTTTTCAGATTCATCTGCGATATTAGTATATTTTTCCATAGTATTTCCTATTTGGGTTCTAAAAACAAATATAAGAATAACCAAAACAACTAAAGAAAGTATTGCCATAACTAATGTTTGCATTGCAATGCCTTTTTTATTCATACAAAAATATAGATATTGTTCATATTTAAATATTTCTATATAAATGAACAATTTTAAATATATCATTAATATTCTTTCTTACATTATGGGATTAGGACAATTAACAGAAAAAGTTTTTCAAGAATCAAGAATCGGAAGAAATCTAATGATATTAGGATTGGGTGGATTAAGTTTAATTGTTTCTCAAGCTTTAGCACGCAATACAAAAAAACAAGAAACACAAGATAAAGAAGTAATTGAATGGGTCTTACCTCAAGAAACATATAAAGTTGTTTTTCCTTTTAAAGAACCAGAAACAAAATTTGAAAAAAGGATTTACAATCAATTGGGTGATGATGTCAAATATATGATGTGGAAAAGAAAATCAACTGATTTTAAAATGGCTTTGGCTTTATCAAATGTTATTAATAATCCAGGAATTAGTGCTTTTCAGAATGTAATAGATAAATTGATTGAACAGAGAAATCATACGGAATATGTTCCTCTAGAAGATATGGAAAAATATAACATAACTAAATCTAATTACCAAGGCACAATAGATCCTACTAGAACATTACCCCAGCCAGTTTTTTATCAACAAACCTGGTCTGGAGATATAATTCTTTTAGAAAAGGGAGATTTATTGCTACCTGAAACAAGCATTAGTGTTCCTCCAGGGATGGTTTATGTAAAAGGGGGCATTTTTGATATGGGGGATGTGATGGAAGATAATGAAATTTATGACGAAATACCTCTTCATAAAGAAGAAGTGGGAGATTTTTATATTGACATATATGAAGTGACTCAAGCCGAATTTACAAGAGTGATGGGATATATACCAGGCATAGGAAATAGTGAAGAATTACCAGCGGAAGGAATTCATTGGCCAGATGCAGATGAGTATTGTAGAAGAGTAGGCAAAAGATTACCAACAGAAGCAGAATGGGAATATGCTGCAAGAGAAAGAGGGGAAAAAGTTCGTTTTGGTAATGGTAAAAATATTATTGGTATGGAAGACGCAAATTTTTGTTATGTTGGCCAATTTAGTAGGTTTTATCCTTATTATATCCCTAGTCGACATAGTGACCTGCGTTTTGGAGTAGTACCAGTTGGAAGTTATCCCCCAAATGCACTTGGTCTTTATGATATGACAGGTAATGTAGAGGAATGGGTATCGGATTGGTTTTATAATAGGTTCAATAAAAAAGTTTATGTATTAAAAGGCGGTTCTTATACTGGAAATCCTGCTGAAGTACGTGCAACATCTCATATGAGGGATACCGTAGTGGGAGTTAATTCTGAAGCAGGGTGCCGTTGTGTAAAAGACAGATAATAATATAAAACAATAAAATTTATATAACACTAAACTTCATAATCTTCTATGGTTAATAAAAAAAGAGGTATTGTATTAATTCTTGTTATTTTCGTAATTATAATTGTTGCATTATTAATAACATTACCTAAAAAAATAGTATATAGTAAAGATCCTCAAGATTGGATTGAGGAAGAAGGTATAACAAATATAATTGATGTTAAACATGCTACAGAAGGGAATGGCTATTTTAATACAAACAATCAGCAATATAAATATTTACAAGTTAATACTGCTTTTGGTTATGATGGTTTTTACAAAGGAGCATTCTTCAAAAACAAATATATTGATTCTTCTAATCAATTACATATAGAGATAACGCCTAACTTAAATCCTAACGATGGTATTTTACAAGGAATTATTGTTGAAAAATTTGAAAACGGAAAACCAATATCTTATATATTCCTTGATGAAGATTGGAGAAAACAATTTAATGATAATATAAATATTGTTTGGGGCCAAACCTATCAAAACTTTAAGAAATTTGAGTTTAATCAAATATCAACAGGAGTTTATATGGATAAAGTAGAAGATGATTCTGATAGATTTTTTGAAGACTTTAACATACATGTTGGTGGTGTTTTGGTTGGAGATTTGAAAGTTTTTGGAGAAAACATATCTCAAATTGAAGAAGAAAACGTTACACTAATCGCTATACACTAATCCACTAAATTAGATAATCCTTCTCACAAACTTTTCACCAGGCACATCACTACCAGGCCATTTCTCTAACATTCCTATCATCACATCTACAGCAGCAAAAGCAGAACCAGAAGCCCATCTAACAGGAACTGTGCCTAGAAATCCAGTAAGAGTAGAAAGATAAATATCTGTAGCAACAAAAGTTGCTGAAATTGTTGTTCTAATATAGCCTGCTACTGGGAAATCATCATAACAATAACCTTCTTTTTTATCAATTTCTAGTTCTATACAATCAATACTATAATGTATTTGATGGGGATCTTTAAATCTCCCTGAACTATCACATTTCTTAACAGCATTACTCTCGT belongs to Candidatus Woesearchaeota archaeon B3_Woes and includes:
- a CDS encoding DNA repair and recombination protein RadA encodes the protein MEKTKEMTVTDLPGVGAATAEKLSTVGYNDLMSIAVATPGQLVEATGVSEASAKKMIISARSNLDMGFESGADILEKRNTVTRISTGSKVFDTLVGGGFETGAITECFGEFGSGKTQVGHLLAVNCQKEDPSAVAVYIDTENTFRPERIIQLAKGAGLNPEQVLKNIKVARAYNSDHQMLLAEKVEDLIKKNGLNVKVVIIDSLIAHFRAEFIGRGTLSERQQKLNKHMHVLSKLADMNNLCVYVTNQVMSKPDQFFGDPTAPIGGHIVAHASTFRIYLRKGKKGTRVAKLVDAPNLADGECNFAVEEQGLRDIE